From Verrucomicrobiota bacterium, the proteins below share one genomic window:
- a CDS encoding insulinase family protein — translation MMQYQTTTLANGVRVATREMPQMKSVSIGIWVGVGGRHESERCCGISHFLEHLLFKGTKRRTARQITEQVEGLGGFVNAFTTEDHTCFYAKASAQHLPVLADVLCDMYVDSVFAEHEIDRERDVIREEILMYKDQPAQYSHELLSEVMWPEHSLGRPLTGTEETIARIGRPELVNYVSQNYNGQTTVITVAGNCSHQQVLNEFGARLSALPHGRVPDPHRWQPGKRPRRILISRQDTEQTHLAIGYHAVSRTDERRHALKLLSVILGENMSSRLFQQLRERYAFCYSIQSGTLLLEDSGLVSICVGLEPGKLRSALRAIARELEKLCGRPPTKKELRQAQEYTVGQNELGLESTTNQIMWMGESILAYGEVVDPDNVHARFKQVTPEMIQAAARTCFAPECLGMAVVGPVEQDAVERWVEELNL, via the coding sequence ATGATGCAGTACCAGACTACTACCCTCGCCAACGGCGTCCGCGTGGCCACGCGCGAAATGCCGCAAATGAAGAGTGTAAGCATCGGGATTTGGGTCGGCGTGGGCGGGCGTCACGAGTCCGAGCGGTGTTGCGGTATCTCGCATTTTCTGGAGCACCTGCTGTTCAAAGGCACGAAACGCCGCACGGCCCGCCAGATTACCGAACAGGTGGAAGGTCTGGGCGGTTTCGTCAACGCGTTTACCACCGAGGATCACACCTGCTTTTATGCGAAAGCGAGCGCCCAGCACTTACCGGTGCTCGCTGATGTCCTGTGTGACATGTACGTGGATTCTGTGTTCGCCGAACATGAGATTGACCGCGAACGCGACGTCATCCGGGAAGAGATCCTCATGTACAAGGATCAGCCGGCGCAGTATTCGCACGAGTTACTCTCGGAAGTGATGTGGCCGGAGCACTCGCTCGGGCGGCCTTTGACCGGGACGGAAGAAACGATTGCCCGGATCGGGCGGCCCGAGCTGGTCAATTACGTCAGCCAGAATTATAACGGCCAAACGACCGTTATCACGGTCGCCGGCAACTGCTCGCACCAGCAGGTTCTGAATGAATTTGGCGCTCGCTTAAGCGCTTTGCCGCACGGACGGGTGCCGGATCCGCACCGGTGGCAGCCGGGTAAACGGCCGCGACGCATCCTGATTTCCCGCCAGGACACCGAGCAGACGCACCTGGCCATCGGGTATCACGCGGTGAGCCGGACCGATGAACGCCGGCACGCCCTTAAATTGTTAAGCGTGATTCTTGGCGAGAACATGAGCTCGAGGCTGTTCCAGCAGCTGCGCGAGCGGTACGCCTTCTGCTACTCGATCCAGAGCGGGACGTTGCTCCTGGAAGATTCCGGGCTCGTCAGCATCTGCGTCGGACTTGAGCCCGGTAAGTTGCGGAGTGCGCTGCGCGCGATTGCACGCGAGTTGGAAAAGCTCTGCGGGCGTCCTCCGACTAAAAAGGAACTCCGGCAGGCCCAGGAATACACGGTCGGCCAGAATGAACTCGGCCTGGAGAGCACGACGAACCAGATCATGTGGATGGGCGAGTCGATCCTTGCTTACGGCGAAGTGGTCGATCCCGATAACGTCCATGCCAGGTTCAAGCAGGTCACGCCGGAGATGATCCAGGCCGCCGCCCGGACCTGCTTCGCACCGGAATGCCTGGGGATGGCCGTCGTGGGACCGGTCGAACAGGACGCGGTCGAGCGCTGGGTGGAAGAGTTGAACCTGTAG
- the ispD gene encoding 2-C-methyl-D-erythritol 4-phosphate cytidylyltransferase has product MPFVSAVLVAAGRSQRMGFDKLLVELAGRPVLMHSLDRFEQCPAISEVVLVLHPESRDRVRAAIECAGPYSKLRRVVDGGSERHLSVWAGLQAVHDAADLVAVHDAARPLVSAETIGFAIEAAADAGAAALAAPVVETLKRAGKGNVVTGSVNRQGLWAMQTPQIFRKGWLLAAYQAVLAKGEAVTDEVSAVQALGYPVRLLENPNWNLKITFPRDLAVAESLLRPIQNAIRDARENNRP; this is encoded by the coding sequence ATGCCCTTTGTAAGCGCCGTCCTCGTAGCCGCCGGCCGGAGCCAGCGGATGGGATTCGACAAATTGTTGGTGGAACTTGCCGGCCGGCCGGTGCTGATGCATTCCCTGGACCGCTTCGAGCAATGCCCGGCGATCTCGGAGGTGGTGCTGGTCCTGCATCCGGAAAGTCGAGACCGGGTCCGGGCAGCAATCGAATGCGCCGGCCCCTACAGTAAACTCCGCCGCGTGGTCGACGGCGGCAGCGAACGGCACCTTTCGGTGTGGGCGGGATTACAAGCGGTCCATGACGCGGCGGATCTCGTCGCCGTCCATGATGCCGCCCGGCCCCTGGTGAGTGCTGAAACGATCGGGTTTGCCATCGAAGCGGCTGCGGACGCCGGCGCAGCGGCGTTGGCCGCGCCGGTGGTGGAAACTTTGAAACGAGCCGGCAAAGGAAACGTGGTGACAGGCAGTGTGAATCGCCAGGGATTGTGGGCCATGCAGACCCCTCAGATTTTTCGCAAAGGCTGGCTGCTGGCGGCTTACCAGGCCGTGCTGGCCAAAGGTGAAGCCGTTACCGATGAGGTGTCCGCCGTGCAGGCCCTTGGGTACCCGGTCAGGTTATTGGAAAATCCGAACTGGAACCTGAAAATTACTTTTCCGCGTGACCTCGCGGTGGCTGAAAGCTTGCTGAGACCAATTCAAAATGCGATTCGAGACGCGCGAGAGAACAATCGGCCGTAA
- a CDS encoding DUF1460 domain-containing protein, translating to MRQVLLFCAALLLLFTGLPALPASSLPFRIVFQGEPIFNELVAQAERENWRALPLGERTVAAGKALLGRPYRNFTLEIDNYIEAPSVNLYGVDCWTYFEISLGFARMLAVKNPPYSPQDLLAMIELDRYRGGHCNGVYTSRLHHLEDWIADNRRRGLVTDLTRSLGGVPMWGHYENEMSASWRSSRYLRHNLALVPEIRRIEARISARTIYHIPKNRVAAIEPALRDGDVICISSTYRGGFTEHVGLAYRDERGVLRFMHASKDARQVIIDAPLHQYLYRYRKFAGIMVARPREVSGSVHVAMLDENAGG from the coding sequence ATGCGCCAGGTATTGTTGTTTTGCGCTGCTCTGCTCCTGCTGTTCACCGGGCTACCCGCGCTCCCGGCAAGTTCTCTCCCCTTCAGAATCGTCTTCCAGGGCGAACCCATCTTCAACGAGCTCGTGGCACAAGCCGAGCGGGAAAACTGGCGGGCGTTGCCGTTGGGAGAACGGACGGTAGCCGCCGGGAAAGCTCTCCTGGGCCGGCCTTACCGTAATTTCACCCTGGAAATTGATAACTACATCGAGGCGCCTTCGGTCAACCTCTATGGAGTCGACTGCTGGACCTATTTCGAGATCTCGCTCGGGTTCGCCCGGATGCTGGCCGTCAAAAACCCGCCCTACAGCCCGCAGGACCTCCTGGCCATGATCGAGCTTGACCGTTACCGGGGCGGCCACTGCAACGGCGTCTACACGTCGCGCCTGCATCACCTGGAGGATTGGATCGCCGACAACCGGCGCCGCGGCCTGGTTACCGACCTTACCCGGTCCCTTGGAGGCGTGCCGATGTGGGGGCACTACGAAAACGAAATGAGCGCGAGCTGGCGAAGCTCGCGTTACCTCCGCCACAACTTGGCCCTGGTACCGGAGATCCGCCGCATCGAGGCCAGGATTTCGGCGCGAACGATTTACCACATTCCCAAGAATCGCGTGGCCGCCATCGAACCGGCTCTGCGCGACGGCGACGTGATCTGCATCAGCAGCACGTATCGCGGAGGGTTTACCGAACACGTCGGCCTGGCTTACCGCGATGAGCGCGGGGTTCTGCGGTTCATGCACGCCTCGAAAGACGCGCGCCAGGTCATCATCGACGCACCCCTGCACCAGTACCTGTACCGCTACCGGAAGTTTGCCGGCATCATGGTTGCCCGGCCGCGGGAAGTGTCCGGTTCGGTCCACGTGGCCATGCTCGATGAAAACGCAGGCGGTTAA
- a CDS encoding RNA polymerase sigma factor: MIGQTINLEAAVASFYQPLYRFAYSLTRNEAEALDLTQQTFLILTQHVHQIREQEKLKSWLFTTLRREFLKTARRQSSYPEVEFHPGQHDAPSAEDAGGTAADAHTILQALDQVDEIYRVTLKLFYLGELSYREIADTLEVPVGTVMSRLSRGKEQLRTKIAGLETGVDPKIITMPQRKRKGHE, from the coding sequence ATGATCGGCCAAACGATTAACCTTGAGGCGGCAGTGGCGAGTTTTTACCAACCGCTTTACCGGTTTGCCTACTCGTTGACCCGCAACGAAGCCGAGGCGTTGGACCTCACGCAGCAAACCTTCCTGATCCTGACCCAGCATGTCCACCAGATCAGGGAGCAGGAAAAACTCAAGAGCTGGCTTTTCACAACGTTGCGACGCGAGTTCCTGAAAACCGCACGGCGCCAGAGCAGTTACCCGGAAGTTGAATTTCACCCCGGGCAGCACGACGCCCCATCAGCCGAAGATGCCGGGGGCACGGCGGCTGATGCCCACACCATCCTGCAGGCACTTGACCAGGTGGACGAAATTTACCGCGTCACGCTGAAACTCTTCTATTTGGGGGAACTTTCCTACCGCGAGATTGCCGACACGCTCGAGGTGCCGGTCGGAACGGTCATGTCGCGCCTTTCGCGCGGCAAAGAGCAACTTCGGACCAAAATCGCCGGCCTCGAGACCGGGGTTGATCCGAAAATCATCACGATGCCTCAACGCAAACGAAAGGGCCATGAATAA
- the ilvD gene encoding dihydroxy-acid dehydratase → MTPEAPPNPREHSAPVVDGPERAFSRGMLYAVGFKKEDFTKSIIGIASTWSMVTPCNVHIDGLAKAAAQGVDAAGGKSVIFNTITISDGISMGTEGMRYSLVSREIIADSIEAVTGCEGFDGVVAIGGCDKNMPGCLIALARLNRPSVFVYGGTILPGCLNDKYVDFVSICEAIGAHSTGRISDAELEQVESCAIPGPGSCGGMYTANTMASAIEALGMSLPNSSAQAAVSREKLADCAAAGAAVLDLLKRGVRPSDIITKEAFENAMTVAIALGGSTNAVLHLLAMAHAANIPLKLDDWTRIGKRVPVLADLKPSGKHVMWELVQIGGIMPLMKTLLQEGLLHGDCLTVSGKTLAENLAGVKEYPKGQTIVHPLADPIKPDSHLVVLYGSLAPEGAVAKISGKEGLRFEGTARVFESEETAMRAILDGHVQKGDVVVIRYEGPRGGPGMREMLSPTSAIMGKGLGQDVALITDGRFSGGSHGFVIGHITPEAFAGGPIAVVKDGDPIVIDGQGRKIELAIPESELAARLAAWRQPPPRYNRGALAKYARQVSSASLGAVTDL, encoded by the coding sequence ATGACACCCGAGGCCCCGCCCAATCCACGAGAACACTCTGCCCCTGTCGTTGACGGACCGGAACGCGCGTTCAGCCGGGGCATGTTGTACGCCGTAGGTTTTAAGAAAGAGGATTTTACCAAGTCGATCATCGGGATCGCCTCGACGTGGAGCATGGTCACGCCCTGCAACGTGCACATCGATGGTCTGGCAAAGGCTGCGGCCCAGGGCGTGGACGCGGCGGGGGGTAAGTCGGTGATTTTTAACACCATCACCATCTCGGACGGCATTTCGATGGGCACCGAGGGCATGAGATATTCGCTCGTGTCCCGGGAAATCATCGCTGATTCAATCGAGGCGGTGACCGGCTGCGAAGGGTTCGACGGCGTGGTGGCGATCGGCGGCTGCGACAAGAACATGCCCGGTTGCCTTATCGCGCTGGCGCGGCTGAACCGGCCCTCGGTTTTTGTTTACGGCGGCACGATTCTACCCGGTTGCCTCAACGATAAGTACGTCGATTTCGTGTCCATTTGTGAAGCGATCGGCGCGCATTCCACTGGGAGGATCTCCGACGCCGAACTTGAGCAGGTGGAATCTTGCGCCATTCCCGGTCCGGGTTCGTGCGGGGGTATGTACACTGCGAATACGATGGCGTCGGCGATTGAAGCCCTCGGGATGAGTTTGCCGAACAGTTCAGCCCAGGCGGCCGTTTCCCGCGAGAAGCTCGCCGATTGTGCCGCCGCCGGCGCCGCCGTGCTCGACCTGCTCAAACGCGGGGTCCGGCCCTCGGACATCATAACAAAGGAAGCGTTTGAGAACGCGATGACGGTCGCGATCGCGCTGGGCGGATCAACCAACGCGGTGCTGCACCTGCTGGCCATGGCGCACGCGGCGAATATTCCCCTGAAGCTCGATGACTGGACGCGTATCGGCAAACGCGTGCCGGTTTTGGCCGATCTGAAACCCAGCGGCAAACACGTGATGTGGGAGCTGGTCCAGATCGGCGGGATCATGCCCCTGATGAAAACGTTGCTGCAAGAAGGACTTCTGCACGGCGACTGCCTCACCGTCAGCGGTAAAACGCTGGCCGAAAATCTTGCCGGCGTGAAAGAATATCCGAAAGGCCAGACGATCGTGCATCCGCTGGCGGACCCGATCAAACCGGATAGCCATTTGGTCGTGCTTTACGGCAGCCTGGCGCCGGAAGGCGCGGTGGCCAAGATTTCCGGCAAGGAAGGACTGCGCTTTGAAGGTACAGCCCGCGTTTTCGAATCGGAAGAGACTGCCATGCGTGCCATCCTGGACGGCCACGTGCAGAAGGGCGATGTCGTCGTGATCCGGTACGAAGGGCCGCGGGGTGGTCCGGGGATGCGTGAAATGTTGTCTCCGACTTCCGCCATCATGGGCAAAGGTTTGGGTCAAGACGTTGCCCTCATCACTGATGGCCGGTTCTCAGGCGGCAGCCATGGTTTTGTGATCGGCCACATCACGCCCGAAGCTTTTGCCGGAGGGCCGATCGCGGTTGTAAAAGACGGTGACCCGATCGTCATCGATGGGCAGGGACGCAAGATCGAACTGGCGATCCCGGAAAGCGAACTTGCCGCCCGGCTGGCCGCGTGGAGACAACCCCCGCCCCGTTATAACCGGGGTGCCCTGGCCAAGTACGCGCGCCAGGTCAGTTCGGCATCCCTGGGAGCGGTGACGGACCTGTAA
- a CDS encoding permease DsdX (member of the Gnt family of gluconate transporters; not involved in gluconate transport; unknown function) — MSPDTLRVVATLFAIVLLIVLITRFKIHPFISLIIASFCLGLLGGLKPDEVVKNFEKGFGDVLSFVGIVIGLGTMLGGLLVASGGADRLANALVSLGGNRWVPWTIFFAALLIGLPLFFEVGFVLLAPLAVTIALRMKAPVTAIGLPMLAGLSVAHGLVPPHPAPTLAAATFHADIGKTILLGILVGIPVGLLSGPGYALVATKFLRIGAHPALETIEEVRQNKPTGNPPPLGPVLVAILLPPVLMMGRSVADAFIAAGSPVRPPIDFIGDPVMALLIALLYALFALGLREGRTLTNIEGLLGRSLEPIAAVVLIVGAGGGFKQMLIAVKIGDLISQVATQAHLSPLFLAWLVAALVRVATGSATVATITGAGITAPLLATNPTVSPELMVLAIGAGSLILSHVNDAGFWLVKEYFGLSLGDTFKSWTVMETLLSVFGLLGVLALGTGVHR, encoded by the coding sequence ATGTCCCCCGACACCTTGCGCGTTGTTGCAACCCTCTTTGCAATTGTTCTGCTCATCGTTTTAATCACCCGTTTCAAGATCCACCCATTTATCTCGCTGATCATCGCCTCGTTCTGCCTGGGGCTGCTGGGCGGCCTTAAGCCGGATGAAGTGGTGAAGAACTTCGAGAAAGGCTTCGGCGACGTCCTGAGTTTCGTCGGCATCGTGATCGGGCTGGGCACGATGCTCGGGGGATTGCTGGTCGCCTCCGGGGGTGCTGACCGCCTGGCCAACGCGCTGGTGTCGCTCGGCGGTAACCGCTGGGTGCCCTGGACCATCTTTTTCGCCGCGCTGCTGATCGGGCTGCCGCTGTTCTTCGAGGTGGGCTTTGTCCTGCTCGCCCCCCTGGCCGTGACCATCGCCTTGCGGATGAAGGCGCCCGTCACGGCGATCGGCCTGCCGATGCTGGCCGGCTTATCGGTCGCGCACGGGTTGGTGCCGCCGCACCCGGCGCCGACGCTCGCGGCCGCCACGTTCCACGCCGATATCGGTAAAACCATCCTTTTGGGCATTCTCGTGGGTATCCCGGTAGGCTTGCTGTCCGGCCCGGGCTACGCGTTGGTGGCGACGAAGTTCCTGCGGATCGGAGCCCACCCGGCGCTGGAAACCATCGAAGAGGTGCGCCAGAATAAGCCCACCGGCAACCCGCCCCCGCTCGGTCCGGTGCTGGTGGCCATCCTGCTGCCGCCCGTCCTGATGATGGGACGCTCCGTCGCCGACGCCTTTATCGCGGCAGGCTCGCCGGTACGCCCGCCGATCGACTTTATCGGCGATCCGGTCATGGCGCTGCTGATCGCCCTGCTTTATGCCTTGTTTGCCCTCGGCCTGCGCGAGGGCCGAACCCTGACGAACATCGAAGGGCTGCTCGGCAGAAGCCTGGAACCGATCGCGGCCGTGGTGCTCATCGTGGGGGCAGGAGGCGGGTTCAAACAGATGCTGATCGCAGTCAAGATTGGTGACCTGATCAGCCAGGTTGCCACCCAGGCGCACCTGTCGCCGTTGTTCCTGGCGTGGCTGGTTGCCGCCCTGGTCCGTGTTGCCACCGGTTCGGCCACGGTCGCCACGATCACCGGCGCGGGCATCACCGCCCCGCTGCTGGCGACCAATCCGACGGTGAGCCCGGAACTGATGGTCCTGGCCATCGGCGCAGGCTCACTCATCCTGTCGCACGTCAATGACGCGGGCTTCTGGCTGGTGAAAGAATACTTCGGCCTGAGCCTGGGAGATACGTTCAAGTCGTGGACCGTCATGGAAACGTTGCTGTCGGTCTTCGGCCTTCTCGGGGTGCTCGCCCTCGGCACCGGGGTACATCGGTGA
- a CDS encoding lycopene cyclase domain-containing protein, whose product MRQNALRNVEGKDAPFTTLHAVTYSQFHFRFNVPLLAFAGAISCLAPWRASVWAAFLVILAIVVAFTTPWDNFAVAQGIWSFPGGRHAFRIWHLPVEEYCFFVIQSVEVLLLCHGLTGLAGFRKPSTPPLNSPGVVAGVGAIAALWAFTGLRFGRCLPRRAQYLFHLLYWFGPVVAFHWVLAAPLLLANLPPILLATATVGAWLTFADLTAVRQGIWEFDERQILGLKWRNQLPVEEILFFFVSSLLVAQSYVILAPAAARIIAGG is encoded by the coding sequence GTGAGACAAAATGCGTTGCGGAACGTAGAAGGCAAAGATGCACCTTTCACCACCCTTCATGCCGTGACCTACAGCCAATTCCATTTCCGGTTTAACGTTCCGCTCCTGGCGTTTGCGGGCGCGATTTCCTGCCTGGCGCCCTGGCGGGCTTCGGTCTGGGCGGCTTTTCTCGTCATCCTCGCCATTGTGGTCGCCTTTACAACCCCGTGGGATAATTTCGCCGTTGCTCAGGGCATCTGGAGTTTTCCCGGCGGCAGGCACGCCTTCCGGATCTGGCACTTACCCGTCGAAGAATACTGCTTTTTTGTCATCCAGAGCGTCGAGGTGCTGTTGCTTTGTCATGGGTTAACCGGTCTGGCGGGTTTTCGAAAACCATCCACTCCCCCGCTCAATTCGCCCGGTGTCGTTGCCGGTGTGGGCGCCATTGCTGCACTCTGGGCGTTTACCGGGCTCCGGTTCGGACGGTGTCTGCCACGGCGGGCGCAATACCTGTTTCACCTCCTTTACTGGTTCGGGCCCGTCGTGGCTTTCCACTGGGTGCTGGCGGCTCCGTTGCTGCTCGCCAACTTGCCTCCCATCCTTCTCGCGACGGCGACGGTCGGCGCCTGGCTGACCTTCGCGGACCTGACCGCCGTCCGGCAGGGAATCTGGGAATTCGATGAAAGGCAGATTCTCGGCCTTAAGTGGCGCAACCAGTTACCGGTTGAGGAAATCCTCTTTTTTTTCGTCTCGAGTCTCCTGGTGGCGCAGAGTTACGTCATATTGGCGCCTGCGGCAGCCAGGATTATCGCCGGAGGGTAA
- a CDS encoding VOC family protein, which yields MKIVELAFTVNPVTNVQRAREFYEGVLGLTPSVVHEGHGMAWVEYEVGPGVLALGFGVEQFKPSGDGGTVALEMENFEEAIRELKERGCRFIFEPMETPVCRMAGVFDSEGNTLIIHKRKTGSGTQ from the coding sequence ATGAAAATCGTCGAACTCGCATTCACCGTTAATCCTGTGACCAACGTGCAAAGGGCCCGGGAGTTTTATGAAGGCGTTCTCGGCCTCACGCCGAGCGTGGTTCACGAAGGTCACGGGATGGCGTGGGTCGAATACGAGGTTGGACCGGGCGTGCTGGCCCTGGGGTTCGGTGTCGAACAATTCAAACCATCGGGTGACGGCGGTACCGTCGCGCTTGAAATGGAAAATTTTGAAGAGGCCATCCGGGAGTTAAAGGAGCGCGGTTGCAGGTTTATCTTTGAACCGATGGAGACGCCGGTCTGCCGTATGGCCGGCGTGTTTGATTCGGAAGGCAATACGCTCATCATTCACAAACGGAAAACGGGTTCCGGTACGCAGTGA
- a CDS encoding alanine--glyoxylate aminotransferase family protein, with protein sequence MSQPVKLFIPGPVEVSARTLAAMTAPMIGHRGNDFKALYEGLMPGLKTLFGTQQPVLLSTSSAWGIMEGAVRNLVKKGVLNCMCGAFSDKWYDVSKRCGKPAEPLQVDWGEPIDPAEVDRRLATGRFDAVTLIHNETSTGVMSPLTEISAVVRNYPEVAFIVDTVSSFSAVPILMDQLGIDLMLTGSQKALALPPGLSLFACSEKAYRRAAELPDRGYYFDLIEFKKNAEQFMTPSTPAIPHIYALRSKLEDIFQEGLEARYQRHRDTNALVHRWVDSNGFEFFAREGFRSVTLTCVRNNRGIDVAAFVKRLRQEHGFQIDGGYGKVKGHTFRISNMGDETVASMKPLLEAMSAVLRG encoded by the coding sequence ATGTCTCAGCCAGTTAAGCTTTTCATTCCCGGGCCGGTCGAGGTTTCCGCCAGGACGCTTGCCGCCATGACGGCTCCGATGATCGGCCACCGCGGCAACGATTTCAAAGCGCTGTACGAGGGGCTCATGCCTGGCCTGAAGACCCTTTTCGGTACTCAGCAGCCGGTGTTGCTCTCGACATCCTCCGCCTGGGGCATCATGGAAGGCGCCGTGCGCAACCTGGTGAAGAAGGGTGTGCTGAACTGCATGTGCGGCGCTTTCTCGGACAAGTGGTACGACGTGTCCAAACGCTGCGGCAAACCGGCCGAGCCGCTGCAAGTCGACTGGGGCGAGCCGATTGACCCGGCTGAAGTCGACCGCCGGCTTGCCACGGGCCGTTTTGACGCCGTGACGCTGATCCACAATGAGACCTCAACGGGTGTGATGAGCCCGCTTACGGAAATCAGCGCCGTGGTTCGCAACTACCCGGAGGTGGCGTTTATCGTCGATACGGTTTCGTCTTTCTCGGCGGTGCCCATTTTGATGGACCAGCTTGGCATCGACCTGATGCTGACCGGCAGCCAGAAAGCCCTTGCCTTGCCGCCCGGCCTTTCGCTGTTCGCGTGTTCAGAGAAGGCTTACCGGCGAGCGGCTGAGCTTCCGGATCGCGGGTATTATTTCGACCTGATCGAATTCAAGAAAAATGCGGAGCAGTTTATGACGCCGAGCACGCCGGCGATTCCCCACATTTATGCGCTTCGTTCCAAGCTGGAAGACATCTTTCAGGAAGGCTTGGAAGCCCGGTACCAGCGTCACCGGGACACGAATGCGCTTGTGCACCGGTGGGTGGACTCCAACGGCTTTGAATTTTTCGCCAGGGAAGGGTTCCGATCGGTCACCTTGACCTGCGTCCGGAATAACCGTGGCATTGATGTTGCCGCGTTCGTCAAGAGGCTGCGCCAGGAGCACGGTTTTCAGATCGATGGCGGGTACGGCAAGGTTAAGGGGCACACGTTCCGCATTTCCAACATGGGGGATGAGACGGTTGCGAGCATGAAGCCGTTGCTTGAAGCGATGAGCGCGGTTTTGCGCGGTTAA
- a CDS encoding GatB/YqeY domain-containing protein — protein sequence MTIQEQVDHDLKEAMRARDAGRLSVLRMAKAALMNAAIEKYGAGGKLADPEALAVIRKQVKQRQDAIASFDQGGRPELAQKEQQEIVYLSEYLPKPLSAADIDELVRAVIQETGATSKAQMGQVMKLATERAAGRVEGKTLSQVVQKHLS from the coding sequence ATGACGATCCAGGAGCAAGTCGACCACGACCTCAAGGAGGCGATGCGCGCCCGGGATGCCGGCCGGCTCTCCGTGTTACGCATGGCCAAGGCGGCGCTCATGAATGCCGCGATCGAGAAGTACGGTGCAGGCGGGAAATTGGCTGACCCGGAGGCGTTGGCGGTGATTAGAAAACAGGTGAAGCAGCGCCAGGATGCGATCGCCAGTTTTGACCAGGGCGGGCGGCCCGAGTTGGCGCAAAAGGAACAGCAAGAGATCGTATACCTGTCAGAATACTTGCCAAAACCATTATCTGCAGCCGACATTGACGAGCTCGTACGCGCAGTGATTCAGGAGACAGGGGCCACCTCGAAGGCGCAGATGGGCCAGGTGATGAAACTGGCCACGGAACGCGCGGCCGGTCGGGTGGAGGGCAAAACCCTGAGCCAGGTCGTACAGAAGCATTTGAGCTGA
- a CDS encoding gluconokinase, whose protein sequence is MSDAVALIMIGVSGSGKSQVGEEAAKTLGLKFFDADDFHSAVNKEKMHLGIPLTDDDRQGWLQSLHDLLQKELEAGESCVLACSALKRVYRERLKGGLKGVYFFYLKVDHHVVAERLQLRQHHFFAKELLDTQFAILEEPGPDEAFVVDQNRPLQEAVQQVLGYAAQLGLKPV, encoded by the coding sequence GTGAGCGACGCCGTGGCTCTGATCATGATCGGTGTGTCCGGCTCGGGTAAATCCCAGGTCGGCGAGGAAGCTGCCAAGACACTCGGGTTGAAGTTCTTCGACGCGGACGACTTCCATTCGGCTGTCAACAAGGAAAAGATGCATCTGGGCATCCCGCTGACCGATGACGACCGGCAGGGTTGGCTGCAGTCCCTCCACGACCTATTGCAAAAGGAATTGGAAGCGGGCGAGTCGTGCGTGCTCGCCTGTTCGGCGCTCAAACGGGTCTACCGGGAACGGCTCAAGGGCGGTCTGAAAGGCGTTTACTTCTTTTATCTGAAGGTCGACCATCACGTCGTGGCCGAACGCCTCCAACTGCGCCAACACCACTTCTTCGCCAAAGAATTGCTGGACACGCAATTTGCCATCCTGGAGGAACCCGGACCGGACGAAGCATTCGTCGTCGACCAGAACCGGCCCCTGCAAGAAGCTGTGCAGCAGGTGCTGGGGTATGCCGCGCAACTGGGCCTCAAGCCCGTATAG